The sequence below is a genomic window from Dictyostelium discoideum AX4 chromosome 5 chromosome, whole genome shotgun sequence.
CATCAATTTCTggaaatgattcaattgataataatggacAACCTTTCATCTattaaaatagtaataaagaataaagaataatgataatattattaataaattttaaaaattgattattattattatttttataataattcttacttcaatatttttaatcatcattctaccaaattcatcatttggtttaatttGTTCATAAGTTATGAAACAAGATTCAGAGAATTTATTAGATGCCCATTGAATAACATCGTTACCACATTTGGTTGGAATATAAACTAAAACACATTCTGATAAGAATAAAGTTGGTACATTATAATCTATCTCTAATTCAtcgaaaattttaaatgtttctAAATTggttaaatcaattgaacctAATCTATATGATTTCGATGATACTCTCTGATGATTTACCATTGATGCTAACTTTTCATTCGTATCATATTTACTATCCCATTCTTGATCAATCATTGATTGCAACTCTTtatgattttgaattatctttattttattactaaTCACTTGATCATAATCAACttcaaaatatataaaatcctttttaatatctttattattctattttttaaattaaaaaaaataaaaaaataaaaaaaaaataaaaaaaaagttagtaaaagttaataataaaaaaaaaattaaaaaattataaaaaaattttatttttttttttttaccattaatctaaaataataagTATCAAAACCACAACCTAAACTaatgatttgttttttatttatatctttatATTGAGTAAAGAATTGTGATACTAATTGTTCAATACATTCAACTCTTGAAAAGAAACCACGATTGATTAATGGTTGTCTTCTAATTGGATGTTTAacaaaatattttacaaaTGGGTCTGAATAATATCCAACATTGACTGCTGATAATTTACATGAAGCTGCATCATCATTGGTTCcaataattgattctttatgACTTTTCTTTATTGAGGTTCTTGGTGCatgtgaattattattattactattattattattgttattattattatttttattattgttatggCTACCAATACTACTTAATGGTGGTATTGAAAATGAcatatttggattattttataaaataaatatatttttgcccaattaaaaaaaaaaaaaaaaaaaaaaaatgaaaaaataaaaaaaaaaagttttatttttggcAAATTAAAGTTGTGTGTGAAGActggaaatttttttttttttttttttttaaatttaatttttttttttttaaatttattttcttttttttttttttttttttttgttttttcaattttttttttttatattttctttattatacacccgtattttttttttatatataaacaattctccatatatatatatatatataacttttttcttttctttttttaatcatatatatatatatatatatacattcATTTATAtacataatatatataaatattatatagtTGCCAAGCCTCAAACCGCCCGAGAACAGTAGAAAGAAAAGATACGATTTGTTCAGAAAAACAGTAAAGAGagaatccaaaaaaaaaaaaaaaaaaaaaaaaaaaacaaaaaaaaaacaaaaaaaaagaaaataataataaataaataatctcAAAGGTGACATTAACAAAAGTTTAATAATCActtttttggtttaaaaaaaaaaaaaataaaaataaaagtaaaaaaaaataaaataaaataaaaaaaaaaaaaaatatatatatataccatatatataaaaaaaataatacattaaaaaaaaaaaaaaaaaaatttttatataaataaaaaaaaaaaataaaaaaaaaaaactttattctTGTGaagtatttgtttttttttttttttttttttttttttttctcccaagtgtttttaaaattagattttcgaattataatttataattttcaaaaatgaataaaaatggTGGACCACCAGTTGCCAATATAACAACTTCATCCACTACAATCACATCTACAACCACAACACAAGCAAAATCACAATTACCATCATCACTTTCGGTAAATAATTTACACACAACACAAGGTTCAACTGATCAACCAACCATTTTGGGTGTAACTGAGCCAATTTCAACCGCTCCACCATCATCTATTGATTTTAAACTTTCCACTGAACTTGAGAATACATTAATTTCtttcaatttatttgaatcaccAGAGGAGAGTAGAAAAAGAGAAGAGATTTTAggtaaattaaatcaaattgttAGAGAATGGGCAAAACAAGTTAGtttaaaaaaggtaaattattattatttttatttttcttgtaatcattatttttttactaatttttttttttttttttttttttttttttttttttttttttttaaaaaaaaaaaaaaaagggttatCCAGAACAAACTGCATCAGAAGTTGTAGCaaaaatttttacatttgGTTCATATAGATTGGGTGTACATGGCCCAGGTAGTGATATTGATACACTTTGTGTTGGTCCAAAACATATAATGAGATCAGActtttttgatgatttatcagatattttaaaagttcaTCCAGAAATTACAGAATTTACagtaaatattattagataattattatttatattaaaatataacaaatcaaattaaatttttaatactaatttattaattttttatttattttttttattttttatttttatttatagacaGTCAAAGATGCATTTGTACCAGTTATAACAATGGTATTTTCAGGTAtaccaattgatttaatttatgcAAAATTAGCATTAACAGCAATTCCAgaagaattaaatgatttaattgatgaatcatttttaaagaatattgATGAAAAGAGTATTCTTAGTTTAAATGGTTGTCGTGTGActgatcaaattttaaaattggtaccAAATATTCCAAACTTTAGAATGGCATTAAGATGTATTAAACTTTGGGCAATTAGAAGAGgtatttattcaaatattttaggATTTTTAGGTGGTGTATCGTGGGCACTTTTAACAGCAAGAATCTGTCAACTCTATCCAAACTCTGCACCAAGTACCATCATTCATAGATTTTTCAAGGTATATGAAATTTGGAAATGGCCAGCACCCATTTTATTATGTCACATTCAAGAGGGTGGTATTTTAGGTCCAAAGGTTTGGAATCCAAAGAGAGATAAAGCTCATTTAATGCCAATTATTACACCAGCATATCCTTCAATGAATTCCACTTACAATGTATCCAAATCAACATTACAATTAATGAAGAGTGAATTTGTTAGAGGTGCAGAGATCACAAGAAAGATTGAAACTGGTGAATGTACTTGGAAGAATTTATTGGAGAAATGTGATTTCTTCACTCGTTATAGTTTTTATATAGAGATCGATTGTTATTCAATGAATGAAGAAGATTCTAGAAAATGGGAGGGTTGGATAGAATCCAAATtaagatttttaatttcaaactTAGAGTCTACACCAAAGATGAAGTTTGCTGTGCCATATCCAAAAGGATTTACAAACAATCTTCATAAAGCAAATAATCCCGATCAAATTTGTACCTCTTTTTTCATGGGTctctcttttaatttttcaaatacaCCAGGTGCCGATAAAAGTGTTGATTTAACCAAAGCTGTGACTGAATTCACTGGTATAATTAAAGATTGGCTTAGAACTCAACCAAATCCTGATACAATGGATATTAAAGtacaatatattaaaaagaaacaacTTCCAGCTTTTGTAAAGGATGAAGGTCCTGAAGAACCTGTAAAAACTACAAAGAAGAGATCTTCAACTGGTGAACCTTCTGCAACtagaaagaaattaaaaagtgaaaattctgataataaattaaattctccAAAATCTCCAATAActacaaatattaattctaCACCTACTACTTCCACTCCTACTACTACTGCTAATACTACCACTAATACTACCActgctactactactaccactactacaacTGTTCCGATCACTTCCACACCAACTTCAAATATTTCTTCACCAACTATGAATTCTACAGAGTTAACTACACCAACTTCAACCTCtacaacaacttcaaatgattcaattacaACTCCTCCTACCACTACAACTATCAACTCTGTACAACCACCATCTGCACAACCAACCGAAAATGGTTCATCAACATCTAATTCACCAACATCTacttcaataaataataccgCATTACCACCCAATCCAACCACAAACAGTGAGTCAACTATTGAAACAACAATAACCCTACCAACAACATTAGAGTCACAAACATCAACATTAAAAGATAGTAACGAAATATCCACCAATGGTACAGCAGTTGCAACTGAACCAACAATTACTTCACCATCtgtaaatataaatgaatcatcaacatcaacatcaacaacaactacaacaacagtaaccgaacaacaaattcaaactGCACCAACAACTGCTActccaataaataaaaccatTGTAAACACTATGGAAGTTAATGAATTAAGCTTCATTTCATCTTCAAGTGAAACTTCTCAATCTAAACCACCACCAAAGAAACCAACTATCAGTATTATTAGAggcaattaaaattttcacaACTAAAACGACATCATCTTCACAttccatctttttttttttttttttatttttttggatttttttttttttccttttccaCTTCTTTCCTAtcctttcttttttcttttttttttttttttccattttccATTTTCCTTTGATCTATTTTTCCCTTTTCTatcatatatttttttttttttccttttacTAGGTTGGTAGGTATAAACACTCAAatccaataaaataaaactacaaaaaaaaaaaaataaacaacaaaaaaaaaacaaaaaaaaaaaacaacaaaacaaaaaaaaaaagcaataataataataataataataataatagtaatcaattttacctttttttttttatctcttcaaatatttaaataaagttataaaaagtataatttttttagaCACTTGTTctaaattacttttttaaaaaaaaaaaaaaaaattaaaaggcTTGTGTATGaataattactatttttttttaaaaaatttaatctaatttattttttcttttttttttgtttatttaatgatgttCATCGAAATCGATAGCatgttgtaattgatttaaatcttcGATAGTTCTACGTTTTAAGATGAGGTCACGAGCAGTATCCATTTTACCATAGTTACCATAACATAAGACACCAACGACATTATTGTTATCATTCAAGTAATAGATGTTACCTTTGGTGTAGGATTGTTTAGTTTCATCAGAGGATGGCTTCTCCCAAACtgaaaatgtttttaattttgagcTAGTATTACCAACAGCTTCAAAACCAACACCTGGTGTTAAATCTGACCAAAAGAATGGTTGATATGTGTATGGAGCTGGTGTATCCTTAGTTGACATATTTGAACCAGCCATTTCACCAGTGGCACGTGCATGGTCATGATGTTCAACACGACGACGTACACCTAAACTGAAATCATAATAGGATGCGACATCACCAGCGACATATAGATCGGTACGAGCTTGAAGTTCTGGATTGACGACATAACCACCATTTATTGGATCTATTTCTAATGTTGTACTTTTAACTACATTTGTATTTGGAATGATACCGGCGGCAACAACAACATGATCAGTTTCAAAGGTTTTACCATTGTTTAAAGTGACAGTTAATCTACCATTTTCAGAGTTATCGACTAcatctttaattaaagtaCCAGTGTGAACATTAACACCACTCTTAATGATTTCTTCAGTTGCATATTTACTAAGATAGTCTGGGAATAAAGTACTTAATACACCAGATTCTGGGAAAATTTGATcgattttaatgtttttatcTTGAAAGTTTGAATTGATTGCACAAGTTAATTCACTACCTAAGAAACCACCACCTAAAACGGTGACATGTTTACCACCATCCTTTACAACTTCATAAAGTTTTCTAAAATCTTCAACGGTTCTATAGGTTGAAATCTTTTTATCATTGGTTGATGTGAATTTTAATTGACGTGGTTCACCACCTGTTGCAATTAAACATTTGTCATAACGAATTAATTTaccatcatttaataatactaatttttcATCAATATGTAAATCAATAACTTTTTTAGTTCtaataaattgtaaaatttcattaccaTATGCTGATTCTTGTTCATAtaataaactaaaaaaaataaaaaaataaaaaaataaaaataattaatattatgaaaaagactaatataaataaataataaaatgaaaataacatacttttgttttttaccAGACCAATCAGAGAAATTTAAAGTATTTACAACATTATCATCTTTAGTAGCCCAAAGTGATTTTGTTAATGGTGGTCTTTGATATGGAACTTCATActcttttgaaattaaaaggaTAGTTGCTTCTTTATCATTCTCTAAGATTTTATCAATTGCATGGTAAGCTGCTGTTCCACCACCAATGATTacatatttaaattgttcaaTATCATATTCTTCATCCATCTTCTTTTGATAATCTTCTTTGGTTTTTGGTGgttgtgattttttttctttgacaTCAATTGATGGAGTTGATTCTGGTTCTTTTTCTTGATCTAAAAATACACAACCAGCAAATAATGCTGATACACCAACTGATACACCAACAATTGATTTGAATGCATTGTTTCCATTTTTACCACTGAATCTTCCTTTTGATGAGGATTGGTAAAATCTATTTccaattgtaaattttgttaattttgttaaatttcttatcatttttttttattttttttttttgggttggggatgttgaaaaaaaaaataaattaatgaatcaaatgatgttaaaaatgaaaaaaaaaaaaaaaaaaaaaaaaaaaaaaaaaaaaaaaaaaattaaaattaatttacacaacaaattcaaacgcggaaattataaaaaataaaaaaaaataaaaataaaaaaaaaaaataaaaaaaaaaaacttctatttttaatcaaataatttcaaaacaaattttcttacagaataaaatttttaaattatttataacaCTTTAGATTTATAACCTTGTGTGTAAGAGTATAACAAATATATGGAAATAGTTTTTTACtatttctatattttttctttttcttcttcttaaaataaataaaaaaaaaaaattaattaaatatttaagtACACtgttcatcaaattcaataagAGTTCCTTTACCCAAATTAATTTCTAACCCGAACTTTAAAAATCTcatatcttttaataattaaaaattaaataaaataaataaaatctatttttaggattaaaaaaaaaaaaattaaaaataataaataaataaataaaaaatctatgAGCAAAccgaaattattaaaaaaaaaaaaaaaaaaaaatatttttggaagttttaaagaaaaaatatttgCTCATAATTAATTCTAAGCAAgtattttttctttaaaacttcctcatttatttttatatttaattttttttttttttttttaaaaaataatattcaatgaTGGCTTTTCATGAAAATCATTCgaaccattttcaattggcTTTCcgattaaaatatttttaaatttttttttttttttttgtcagaTGAAGATCAAGATcttgtcaaaaaaaaaaaaaaaaaaaaaggatttttttaaattaataaagattttatattttataacaaatttttttttttttttttttattcataaaaaataataaatctcttttttcttttaaaaaaataataatgaaatcaataatatttataactttttttattttttttttaaaaaaattaaatggatTACCAAATGGATATGGAGTAGGATTAGTTGACCCAAATGGGCAATGTATGAATTATATTGGTGATTCAATTGACCAACCATTAtgtaaaaacaaattatcaaataatggtgaatttatttattctacAATTggaaattcattaaattcacaAACTTTATCACAACAAACAATAGCAAAATCATTTGAAGCATTAACATTCATTCAAAACCAATGtcaagatttattatttgcagAATACGgaatttgtaatatttatttatcacCATGTATTATAACAACTGTAGCACCATTGAAAAATATATCGCTGCCACAAAGATTATGTAATTCAGCATGTCAAAGAATGGTTACCAACTGTCCAAGGCTTGGAGAAAAAATTGAttgttcaatttcatttttatttccagAAGTTGGGACACTGTATAACCTATCTGATTACGGCTATAAAGCCAATGGTGGTTTATATGAAGTACCATGTTTTAATCCAACTGCTGATTATGACAATTCCTCTagtttaaatgaatttattgaaatatGTCCCtctccattattattaaagaattcaAGTGATCCGAAATATTCAAAAAGAGGCTATACTTATCTTCCACCCACAAATTGCGTACTTCCATGTCCAGTTCCAAATTATACAAAAGAAAAATGGAATCAAATTGAAAACTTGTCAAAAGtattatcaacaattagTTTTGTATgttcaatttataatatattatcatttggaattttaaaaaaaaaaaaaactaaatataCAATTTGTATATCAGCACTTTCAGCATCAGTTGCATTGATCAATCTTGGAGATATCAT
It includes:
- a CDS encoding leucine carboxyl methyltransferase — translated: MSFSIPPLSSIGSHNNNKNNNNNNNNNSNNNNSHAPRTSIKKSHKESIIGTNDDAASCKLSAVNVGYYSDPFVKYFVKHPIRRQPLINRGFFSRVECIEQLVSQFFTQYKDINKKQIISLGCGFDTYYFRLMNNKDIKKDFIYFEVDYDQVISNKIKIIQNHKELQSMIDQEWDSKYDTNEKLASMVNHQRVSSKSYRLGSIDLTNLETFKIFDELEIDYNVPTLFLSECVLVYIPTKCGNDVIQWASNKFSESCFITYEQIKPNDEFGRMMIKNIEMKGCPLLSIESFPEIDDQRKRYNNLGWNKTEILDMRHVYSDFINKNRIKETEKLEIFDEFEEWDLIQGHYVYVFAMKSNSPSILDSYYFENSKNK
- the papA gene encoding poly polymerase (Similar to A), which gives rise to MNKNGGPPVANITTSSTTITSTTTTQAKSQLPSSLSVNNLHTTQGSTDQPTILGVTEPISTAPPSSIDFKLSTELENTLISFNLFESPEESRKREEILGKLNQIVREWAKQVSLKKGYPEQTASEVVAKIFTFGSYRLGVHGPGSDIDTLCVGPKHIMRSDFFDDLSDILKVHPEITEFTTVKDAFVPVITMVFSGIPIDLIYAKLALTAIPEELNDLIDESFLKNIDEKSILSLNGCRVTDQILKLVPNIPNFRMALRCIKLWAIRRGIYSNILGFLGGVSWALLTARICQLYPNSAPSTIIHRFFKVYEIWKWPAPILLCHIQEGGILGPKVWNPKRDKAHLMPIITPAYPSMNSTYNVSKSTLQLMKSEFVRGAEITRKIETGECTWKNLLEKCDFFTRYSFYIEIDCYSMNEEDSRKWEGWIESKLRFLISNLESTPKMKFAVPYPKGFTNNLHKANNPDQICTSFFMGLSFNFSNTPGADKSVDLTKAVTEFTGIIKDWLRTQPNPDTMDIKVQYIKKKQLPAFVKDEGPEEPVKTTKKRSSTGEPSATRKKLKSENSDNKLNSPKSPITTNINSTPTTSTPTTTANTTTNTTTATTTTTTTTVPITSTPTSNISSPTMNSTELTTPTSTSTTTSNDSITTPPTTTTINSVQPPSAQPTENGSSTSNSPTSTSINNTALPPNPTTNSESTIETTITLPTTLESQTSTLKDSNEISTNGTAVATEPTITSPSVNINESSTSTSTTTTTTVTEQQIQTAPTTATPINKTIVNTMEVNELSFISSSSETSQSKPPPKKPTISIIRGN
- the aif gene encoding apoptosis inducing factor, with amino-acid sequence MIRNLTKLTKFTIGNRFYQSSSKGRFSGKNGNNAFKSIVGVSVGVSALFAGCVFLDQEKEPESTPSIDVKEKKSQPPKTKEDYQKKMDEEYDIEQFKYVIIGGGTAAYHAIDKILENDKEATILLISKEYEVPYQRPPLTKSLWATKDDNVVNTLNFSDWSGKKQNLLYEQESAYGNEILQFIRTKKVIDLHIDEKLVLLNDGKLIRYDKCLIATGGEPRQLKFTSTNDKKISTYRTVEDFRKLYEVVKDGGKHVTVLGGGFLGSELTCAINSNFQDKNIKIDQIFPESGVLSTLFPDYLSKYATEEIIKSGVNVHTGTLIKDVVDNSENGRLTVTLNNGKTFETDHVVVAAGIIPNTNVVKSTTLEIDPINGGYVVNPELQARTDLYVAGDVASYYDFSLGVRRRVEHHDHARATGEMAGSNMSTKDTPAPYTYQPFFWSDLTPGVGFEAVGNTSSKLKTFSVWEKPSSDETKQSYTKGNIYYLNDNNNVVGVLCYGNYGKMDTARDLILKRRTIEDLNQLQHAIDFDEHH
- the fslG gene encoding G-protein-coupled receptor family protein (Similar to GPCR), yielding MKSIIFITFFIFFLKKLNGLPNGYGVGLVDPNGQCMNYIGDSIDQPLCKNKLSNNGEFIYSTIGNSLNSQTLSQQTIAKSFEALTFIQNQCQDLLFAEYGICNIYLSPCIITTVAPLKNISLPQRLCNSACQRMVTNCPRLGEKIDCSISFLFPEVGTLYNLSDYGYKANGGLYEVPCFNPTADYDNSSSLNEFIEICPSPLLLKNSSDPKYSKRGYTYLPPTNCVLPCPVPNYTKEKWNQIENLSKVLSTISFVCSIYNILSFGILKKKKTKYTICISALSASVALINLGDIIKIGVGYEKVLCPEPGRFATQVDDPLCGLTAALFHVGICSTVLWTTTMAIYLYSAIKNIKLFKFRYFIIFNTGFSLTSLIIAASASKFEAGTGSIECWIRDRWYSICLFWLPCGICLLIGTICIASVIVEIYKVSKNIKLSESETIMRQIKPIISVILVSGSFTYLFIIFFDIERNFGGYRSAVTDYVLCLLNSTDNGIECHTSGPSYNPYFMFYFFMRFFGILFFLIYGTSKNARDSWYELFIKIKVSLSETSSTISNNSGGGSSQQKQQQQNEIKLEKI